One Aegilops tauschii subsp. strangulata cultivar AL8/78 chromosome 7, Aet v6.0, whole genome shotgun sequence genomic window carries:
- the LOC109732172 gene encoding berberine bridge enzyme-like Cyn d 4, with product MANCRAFAQVLLFFALSCQAAATYAPVPAKEDFLGCLMKEIPARLLYAKSSPDYPTVLAQTIRNSRWSTQQNVKPLYIITPTNASHIQSAVVCGRRHGVRLRVRSGGHDYEGLSYRSEKPETFAVVDLNKMRAVVVDGYARTAWVESGAQLGELYYAIAKNSPVLAFPAGVCPSIGVGGNFAGGGFGMLLRKYGIAAENVIDVKVVDPDGKLLDKSSMSADHFWAVRGGGGESFGIVVSWQVKLMPVPPTVTVFKIPKTVQEGAVDLVNKWQLVGPALPGDLMIRVIAAGNTATFEALYLGTCKTLTPLMSSQFPELGMNPYHCNEMPWIKSVPFIHLGKQAGLDDLLNRNNTFKPFAEYKSDYVYQPFPKPVWEQIFGWLAKPGAGIMIMDPYGATISATPEAATPFPHRQGVLFNIQYVNYWFAEPAGAAPLQWSKDIYNFMEPYVSKNPRQAYANYRDIDLGRNEVVNDISTYSSGKVWGEKYFKSNFQRLAITKGKVDPQDYFRNEQSIPPLIEKY from the coding sequence ATGGCGAACTGTAGGGCCTTCGCGCAGGTGCTCCTCTTCTTCGCCTTGTCCTGCCAAGCCGCCGCCACCTACGCGCCGGTGCCTGCCAAGGAGGACTTCCTCGGATGCCTCATGAAGGAGATACCGGCCCGCCTCCTCTACGCCAAGAGCTCGCCTGACTACCCCACCGTGCTGGCGCAGACCATCAGGAACTCGCGGTGGTCGACGCAGCAGAACGTGAAGCCGCTGTACATCATCACCCCCACCAACGCCTCCCACATCCAATCCGCGGTGGTGTGCGGCCGCCGGCACGGCGTCCGCCTCCGCGTGCGGAGCGGCGGCCACGACTACGAGGGCCTGTCGTACCGGTCCGAGAAACCCGAGACGTTCGCCGTCGTCGACCTCAACAAGATGCGGGCAGTGGTTGTCGACGGCTACGCCCGCACGGCGTGGGTCGAATCCGGCGCGCAGCTCGGCGAGCTCTACTACGCCATCGCGAAGAACAGCCCCGTGCTCGCGTTCCCGGCCGGCGTCTGCCCGTCCATCGGCGTCGGCGGCAACTTCGCAGGCGGCGGCTTCGGCATGCTGCTGCGCAAGTACGGCATCGCCGCCGAGAACGTCATCGACGTCAAGGTGGTCGACCCCGACGGCAAGCTGCTCGACAAGAGCTCCATGAGCGCGGACCACTTCTGGGCCGtcaggggcggcggcggagagagCTTCGGCATCGTCGTCTCGTGGCAGGTGAAGCTCATGCCAGTGCCTCCCACCGTCACCGTGTTTAAGATCCCCAAGACGGTGCAAGAAGGCGCCGTAGACCTCGTCAACAAGTGGCAGCTGGTCGGGCCGGCACTTCCCGGCGACCTCATGATCCGCGTCATCGCTGCCGGGAACACGGCGACGTTCGAGGCCTTGTACCTGGGCACCTGCAAAACCCTGACGCCGCTGATGAGCAGCCAATTCCCCGAGCTTGGCATGAACCCCTATCACTGCAACGAGATGCCCTGGATCAAGTCCGTCCCCTTCATCCACCTCGGCAAACAGGCTGGCCTGGACGACCTCCTCAACCGGAACAACACCTTCAAGCCCTTCGCCGAATACAAGTCGGACTACGTGTACCAGCCCTTCCCCAAGCCCGTGTGGGAGCAGATCTTCGGCTGGCTCGCGAAGCCCGGCGCGGGGATCATGATCATGGACCCCTACGGCGCCACCATCAGCGCCACCCCCGAAGCGGCGACGCCGTTCCCTCACCGCCAGGGCGTCCTCTTCAACATCCAGTATGTCAACTACTGGTTCGCCGAGCCAGCCGGCGCCGCGCCGCTGCAGTGGAGCAAGGACATTTACAATTTCATGGAGCCGTACGTGAGCAAGAACCCCAGGCAGGCGTACGCCAACTACAGGGACATCGACCTCGGCAGGAATGAGGTGGTGAACGACATCTCAACCTACAGCAGCGGCAAGGTGTGGGGCGAGAAGTACTTCAAGAGCAACTTCCAAAGGCTCGCCATTACCAAGGGCAAGGTAGATCCTCAGGACTACTTCAGGAATGAGCAAAGCATCCCGCCGCTGATCGAGAAGTACTGA